From a region of the Labrus mixtus chromosome 5, fLabMix1.1, whole genome shotgun sequence genome:
- the lrrtm4l2 gene encoding leucine-rich repeat transmembrane neuronal protein 4, whose product MCSLSVYFRGLPLHTVTMGSVMLDWRLSCLLLQAAALLLLSKGERMCPVSCRCEGKIVYCESGIFQDIPVNISTGCQGLSLRYNNLLVLLPYQFAHLNQLIWLYLDHNSIHTIDALAFQGVRRLKELILSSNKISHLHNNTFSAVPNLRNLDLSYNQLQSLQPGHFYGLRKLQNLHLRSNGLKQISLRTFLECRSLEFLDLGYNRLRSLTRTTFLGLFKLKELHLEHNQFSRVNFYIFPRLTNLQALYLQWNRIRSINQGVPWTWNKLEKLDLSGNEIQMLDPAVFQCMPNLQTLNLESNKLSSVPMEAVAAWTSLTTISLAGNSWDCSPSICPLMGWLKNFKDPKDISMICSSPKSVQGERVVDVVRNHSTCAEMSNVLSSTAVLILTSTQILNITTDVSPYDYTDLDFTESPVDGLTPSSVDPTESDRKTTESTTMSPTSPISPDPPSSSVPELPFEHMTFHKIIAGSVALFLSVALILLVIYVSWRRYPNTMRQLQQHSVNHKRRKKALKQEQDLNSQLQEYYLSYHSNSEAMDSLVNETRPCTCTISGSIECEV is encoded by the exons ATGTGCTCTTTATCCGTTTATTTCAGAGGATTACCCCTTCACACAGTAACGATGG GTTCTGTGATGTTGGACTGGAGGTTATCGTGTCTTCTTCTGCAGGCGGCTGCTTTGCTTCTGCTCAGCAAGGGGGAGAGGATGTGCCCCGTGAGTTGCCGCTGTGAAGGAAAGATTGTTTATTGCGAATCCGGCATCTTCCAAGACATCCCAGTAAACATCTCCACAGGATGCCAGGGTCTGTCTCTGCGCTATAACAACCTGCTGGTTCTGTTGCCCTACCAGTTCGCTCATCTAAATCAGCTTATCTGGTTATACTTGGATCACAACTCCATCCATACCATAGATGCTTTAGCCTTCCAGGGTGTGCGCAGGCTTAAGGAACTGATCCTCAGCTCCAACAAAATATCCCATCTGCACAACAATACCTTCAGCGCCGTACCAAACCTGCGCAATCTGGACTTATCCTACAACCAACTGCAGTCGCTGCAGCCAGGACATTTTTATGGTCTGCGCAAGCTACAAAACCTCCACCTCCGATCAAATGGCCTGAAACAGATCTCCCTTCGCACCTTTCTGGAATGCCGCAGCCTGGAGTTTCTGGATTTGGGATACAATCGCCTGCGGAGCCTCACTCGCACAACGTTCTTAGGCCTGTTCAAGCTGAAGGAGCTTCATTTAGAGCACAATCAATTTTCCAGGGttaatttctacattttccCGCGCCTTACCAACCTCCAGGCTCTTTATTTGCAATGGAACCGCATACGATCTATCAATCAAGGCGTGCCTTGGACCTGGAACAAACTAGAGAAACTAGACCTGTCGGGGAATGAAATACAAATGCTGGACCCGGCAGTTTTCCAGTGTATGCCAAACTTACAAACTCTCAATCTTGAATCAAACAAGCTTAGCAGTGTGCCTATGGAAGCTGTGGCAGCTTGGACTTCACTGACCACCATCAGTCTAGCCGGGAACTCCTGGGACTGCAGCCCCAGCATCTGCCCGCTCATGGGATGGCTGAAAAACTTCAAAGACCCCAAAGACATCAGTATGATATGCAGCAGCCCAAAGTCTGTGCAGGGCGAGAGAGTAGTGGATGTCGTGAGGAATCATTCGAcctgtgcagaaatgtcaaatgttCTTTCATCCACAGCTGTCCTTATTCTCACTTCAACCCAAATATTGAACATCACAACTGACGTGTCTCCCTATGATTATACTGACCTGGATTTTACCGAGTCACCTGTTGATGGATTAACTCCTTCTTCTGTCGATCCTACTGagtcagacagaaagacaacagAGTCCACCACCATGAGCCCCACATCCCCCATCTCCCCTGACCCCCCTTCCTCTTCTGTCCCGGAGCTACCGTTTGAACATATGACTTTCCATAAAATTATTGCAGGCAGCGTAGCGCTGTTCCTGTCAGTAGCATTGATCCTCCTGGTAATTTATGTTTCATGGAGGCGATACCCCAACACTATgaggcagctgcagcagcactcAGTCAACCATAAGCGCAGGAAAAAGGCCCTAAAGCAGGAGCAGGACCTAAACTCTCAGCTGCAAGAGTACTATCTGAGCTACCATTCAAACTCAGAGGCGATGGATTCTCTGGTGAACGAGACAAGGCCGTGCACATGCACCATATCTGGATCCATAGAGTGTGAAGTCTGA
- the LOC132973885 gene encoding leucine-rich repeat transmembrane neuronal protein 4 isoform X2 has translation MQQTALNTRMSRPATNMGLLVLFRWLVFTVVVPAWLLASPSSVRERPCPLSCRCDGKIIYCESNAFRDVPSNVSVGTQGLSLRYNSLANLRSHQFAGLSQLVWLYLDHNYINAVDGQAFHGIRRLKELILSSNKITLLKNNTFHDVPNLRNLDLSYNKLQVLQPKQFFGLRKLLSLHLRSNSLKTVPMRVFLDCRNLEFLDIGYNRLRSLTRNAFAGLMKLIELHLEHNQFSKINFSHFPRLTNLRALYLQWNRIKLLTQGLPWMWTSLQKLDVSGNELQVLDPSTFQCLPNLQTLNLDSNKLSNVSQETVEAWISLTTISLAGNLWYCNPNICPLAAWLQAFKGNKETTMICAGPKEAQGEKVTDVVETYNICTATPSPITTTTTTTTSPLTSMFQPALPPLPTLPVVDKKLIWNRTASPTPTEASPTIPLPDTEYVSFHKIIAGTVALLLSVAIILLVIYVSWKRYPSSIKQLQQRSAVKKRQKKARETERSLNSPLQEYYVDYKPSHSETMDVLVNGTGPYTYTISGSRECEV, from the exons ATGCAACAAACAGCCCTAAACACGAGGATGAGCCGACCCGCCACAAATATGG gaCTTCTCGTGCTGTTCAGATGGCTTGTATTCACAGTTGTGGTGCCCGCCTGGCTGCTTGCTTCTCCAAGCAGCGTCCGTGAGCGTCCCTGCCCCCTGAGCTGTAGATGTGATGGGAAAATAATATACTGTGAATCCAATGCTTTCCGTGATGTGCCAAGCAATGTGTCTGTAGGCACACAGGGCCTCTCCCTGCGCTACAACAGCCTGGCCAACCTCAGAAGCCACCAGTTTGCAGGTCTGAGCCAACTGGTTTGGCTCTACCTGGACCATAATTACATCAATGCCGTGGATGGTCAGGCTTTCCATGGGATACGGAGGCTCAAAGAACTGATCCTCAGCTCAAATAAGATCACACTGCTCAAGAACAACACGTTTCATGATGTTCCTAATTTACGTAACCTCGACCTCTCCTACAATAAGCTGCAGGTTCTCCAACCCAAGCAGTTTTTCGGTCTACGGAAACTTCTCAGTTTACACTTGAGGTCAAACTCCTTAAAAACCGTCCCCATGCGAGTTTTCCTCGACTGTCGTAACCTTGAGTTTCTCGATATCGGCTACAACAGGCTGCGGAGCCTCACACGCAACGCCTTCGCGGGACTCATGAAGCTCATAGAGCTTCACCTGGAGCACAACCAGTTCTCAAAGATAAACTTTTCCCACTTCCCCCGTCTGACTAACCTCAGGGCGCTTTACTTGCAGTGGAACCGTATCAAACTGCTCACCCAGGGCCTGCCGTGGATGTGGACTTCATTGCAAAAACTGGATGTCTCGGGGAACGAGCTCCAAGTGTTGGACCCGAGCACATTTCAGTGTCTCCCTAATCTGCAGACACTTAACCTGGACTCCAACAAACTGAGCAATGTGTCTCAGGAGACTGTAGAGGCCTGGATCTCCCTCACCACCATTAGTTTGGCTGGTAATTTATGGTACTGTAATCCCAACATATGTCCCCTGGCGGCCTGGCTCCAGGCCTTTAAGGGTAACAAGGAGACTACGATGATTTGTGCTGGTCCTAAGGAGGCTCAAGGAGAGAAAGTGACAGATGTGGTGGAGACTTATAATATCTGTACAGCAACACCTTCTCCTATcacaaccaccacaacaacaaccacttcCCCTCTCACTTCTATGTTTCAGCCTGCGCTGCCTCCTCTTCCCACATTGCCTGTGGTGGATAAGAAGCTGATCTGGAACAGGACAGCGTCCCCTACTCCCACCGAGGCCTCCCCCACCATCCCTCTGCCAGACACTGAGTATGTGTCCTTCCACAAGATCATAGCTGGTACTGTGGCCCTCCTCTTATCTGTGGCTATAATTCTCCTGGTTATCTATGTGTCTTGGAAGCGCTATCCGAGCAGTATCAAACAGCTTCAGCAGCGCTCGGCGGTCAAAAAGCGCCAGAAAAAGGCGCGGGAGACCGAGCGCTCCCTTAATTCACCACTGCAAGAGTACTATGTGGACTACAAGCCTTCACACTCAGAGACTATGGATGTGCTGGTTAATGGGACAGGACCTTACACATACACCATCTCAGGCTCCAGGGAATGCGAGGTATGA